In Methylovirgula sp., a single genomic region encodes these proteins:
- a CDS encoding efflux RND transporter permease subunit, whose protein sequence is MSGFNLSALAVRERGITLFLILAISLAGAFAYLNLGRAEDPTFTVKVLTVTAAWPGATAQEMQDLVADPLEKRLQELRWYDHVDTFTRPGLAFMTLYLLDRTPPSEVPEQFYQARKKLGDEARNLPLGTLGPFVNDEYSDVVFAVYSIEADGLPDRLLTRQAETVREQLLHVPGVAKVDIVGERPERVYVNFSYARLATLGISPNDVFAALQRQNAVTAAGSIDTKGPQVYVRLDGALDDIQKIRDTPIVAGGHVLKLSDIAEVERGYEDPATFLVRHNGKSALVLDVVMQVGWNGLQLGAALQAAEKTLNADLPLGVHLTKITDQTDNIQEAVGEFMEKFVMALAVVMLVCLISLGWRVGIVVAAAVPLTLATVLVVLLVTGRFFDRVTLGALIIALGLLVDDAIIAIEMMVVKLEEGFDRIAAASYAWTHTAAPMLAGTLVTIIGFTPVGFAKSSAGEYAGNIFWVVGYALIISWLVAVIFTPYLGVVLLPNIKRVEGAHAHIYATPNYNRFRKLVAWAVDHKFVVAGAVAFLFFAAIIGMGQVRQQFFPSSDRREVLAEVQMPEGTSIEVTAAVTARVEAWLTKQPEAREITSYIGGGAPRIWLAYNPELPDASFAKIMVLTESQQARDRLTLHLRQKIAEGLAPEARLRVTQFVFGPYSHFPVAFRVTGPDPDVVRHIADQVQAVMRANPNTRDVNQDWGERVPAVRFVLDQARLQLLGLTPTEVAQRLQVLLTGETITQVREDIRSVDLIARSGGKVRLDPARLADLTFTNRDGVIIPVSQVGRVIIEPEDPILRRRNRIPTIAVQSDIDDSLQPPQVTGEVSVALKPVMASLPAGYHIEVGGNAEESAKANAALAPVFPVMLLLTMFVLVIQVRSLSAMFMVLLTAPLGLIGLVPALLIFHQPFGFNGILGLIGLSGILMRNTLILIGQIHTNQAEGLDPYHAVVEATVQRARPVVLTALAAVLAFSPLTQSVFWGSLAYTLIGGTAAGTLLVLVFLPALYAIWFKIKPEKKQKSSESAALESVTV, encoded by the coding sequence ATGAGTGGCTTTAATCTTTCGGCTTTGGCCGTTCGCGAACGCGGCATTACGCTTTTTCTGATTTTGGCCATCTCGCTCGCGGGGGCGTTCGCGTATCTCAATCTCGGCCGTGCCGAGGATCCGACCTTCACCGTGAAGGTTCTGACCGTGACAGCCGCGTGGCCCGGCGCAACTGCGCAAGAAATGCAGGATCTCGTCGCTGATCCATTGGAAAAGCGATTGCAGGAATTGCGATGGTACGATCACGTCGATACGTTTACGCGGCCGGGCTTGGCGTTCATGACGCTTTATCTGCTCGACCGGACTCCGCCGTCAGAGGTGCCGGAGCAATTCTATCAAGCCCGCAAAAAGCTCGGCGATGAAGCGCGAAACTTGCCGCTCGGCACCTTAGGTCCGTTCGTCAACGATGAGTATTCCGATGTTGTCTTCGCAGTCTATTCCATCGAAGCGGATGGATTGCCCGATCGCCTGCTGACGCGCCAGGCCGAGACCGTGCGCGAGCAATTGCTGCATGTGCCCGGCGTCGCCAAAGTCGATATCGTCGGCGAGCGGCCTGAGAGAGTTTATGTAAACTTCTCCTACGCCAGACTGGCCACGCTCGGGATCAGCCCGAACGATGTCTTTGCGGCGCTCCAGCGCCAGAACGCCGTAACAGCCGCCGGGTCGATCGATACAAAAGGTCCGCAGGTTTATGTCCGCCTCGATGGTGCGTTAGACGACATCCAGAAGATTCGCGACACGCCGATTGTGGCTGGCGGCCATGTTTTGAAGTTATCGGATATCGCAGAAGTCGAGCGAGGATACGAGGACCCTGCGACTTTCCTCGTACGGCACAATGGAAAATCCGCGCTCGTGCTCGACGTCGTCATGCAGGTCGGATGGAACGGCCTTCAGCTTGGCGCCGCGCTTCAGGCTGCTGAAAAAACCCTGAATGCGGATTTGCCGCTCGGCGTGCATCTCACGAAGATCACCGATCAGACCGATAACATCCAGGAAGCCGTCGGCGAGTTCATGGAAAAATTCGTCATGGCCCTCGCTGTGGTCATGTTGGTGTGCCTTATCAGCCTTGGCTGGCGCGTCGGCATCGTCGTTGCGGCGGCCGTGCCGCTGACGCTCGCGACCGTGCTCGTCGTTCTTCTGGTGACAGGGCGGTTCTTCGATCGCGTGACTCTCGGCGCGCTCATTATTGCGCTGGGGCTTCTCGTCGATGACGCGATCATCGCGATTGAAATGATGGTCGTTAAATTGGAGGAGGGGTTCGATCGCATCGCCGCCGCGTCCTACGCCTGGACGCATACGGCGGCGCCGATGCTGGCCGGCACGCTCGTCACGATCATCGGCTTCACGCCGGTCGGCTTCGCCAAGTCGAGCGCCGGCGAATATGCGGGCAACATATTTTGGGTCGTCGGCTATGCCCTGATCATTTCGTGGCTCGTCGCCGTCATTTTCACGCCCTATCTCGGCGTCGTACTTCTGCCGAACATCAAGAGAGTTGAAGGCGCCCACGCGCATATCTATGCGACGCCGAACTACAATCGGTTCAGAAAGCTGGTGGCTTGGGCCGTTGATCACAAGTTTGTCGTCGCCGGCGCAGTGGCTTTTCTGTTCTTTGCCGCCATTATCGGCATGGGGCAGGTGCGTCAACAATTCTTCCCATCGTCGGATCGCCGCGAAGTTCTTGCCGAAGTGCAGATGCCGGAAGGCACAAGCATTGAAGTCACGGCCGCCGTCACGGCTCGCGTCGAAGCTTGGCTGACGAAACAGCCGGAAGCCAGAGAGATCACAAGTTACATCGGTGGCGGTGCACCGCGAATCTGGCTCGCCTATAATCCCGAGTTACCTGACGCGTCCTTCGCGAAAATCATGGTCCTGACAGAAAGTCAGCAGGCCCGCGATCGATTGACGCTGCATTTGCGCCAAAAGATCGCTGAAGGTCTCGCGCCTGAGGCAAGGCTTCGGGTCACGCAATTCGTCTTCGGGCCCTATTCGCATTTCCCCGTCGCCTTCCGCGTGACGGGTCCGGACCCCGATGTGGTGCGGCATATTGCAGACCAAGTGCAAGCCGTCATGCGCGCCAATCCGAACACGCGCGACGTCAATCAGGATTGGGGAGAGCGTGTGCCTGCGGTCAGATTTGTCTTGGATCAGGCACGTCTGCAATTGCTTGGCCTCACGCCGACCGAAGTGGCGCAGAGGCTGCAGGTTCTTCTCACCGGCGAGACCATCACTCAAGTGCGGGAAGACATCCGCAGCGTCGACCTCATTGCGCGCAGCGGCGGCAAAGTGCGGCTCGACCCAGCGCGTCTTGCCGATCTGACCTTCACGAACAGGGACGGCGTCATCATCCCGGTGAGCCAGGTCGGGCGAGTTATAATTGAGCCCGAAGATCCGATTCTGCGCCGGCGCAATCGCATCCCCACGATCGCGGTGCAAAGCGATATCGACGACAGCCTCCAGCCGCCGCAAGTGACCGGGGAAGTCTCGGTCGCGTTGAAGCCCGTGATGGCTTCACTTCCCGCGGGCTATCATATCGAAGTCGGTGGCAATGCAGAGGAATCGGCCAAGGCAAACGCGGCGCTCGCGCCGGTTTTCCCGGTCATGCTTCTCCTGACGATGTTCGTTCTCGTCATTCAGGTCCGCAGCCTGTCGGCGATGTTCATGGTCCTTCTAACCGCGCCGCTCGGGCTGATCGGTCTTGTACCGGCTCTGCTGATCTTTCATCAGCCCTTTGGCTTCAATGGCATTTTGGGATTGATTGGGCTCTCGGGCATTCTCATGAGGAATACACTGATCCTGATCGGGCAGATTCACACGAACCAGGCTGAAGGACTTGATCCCTATCATGCCGTCGTAGAGGCCACAGTACAGCGGGCGCGGCCCGTCGTTTTGACGGCGCTTGCAGCCGTACTGGCCTTTTCGCCTTTAACGCAATCGGTCTTTTGGGGATCGCTGGCTTACACGTTGATCGGGGGCACGGCGGCGGGCACGCTGCTCGTTCTGGTATTCCTTCCGGCGCTTTATGCGATCTGGTTCAAAATCAAGCCGGAGAAGAAACAGAAAAGCAGCGAATCTGCTGCGCTGGAAAGCGTGACGGTTTAG
- a CDS encoding DUF2938 family protein, translating into MAILQTLVIGIVTTATLDIWQQIYRLIFGTPITDWAMIGRWAGHIPEGQFVQPDIGKAPPIANELILGWIVHYVVGIGYAVVYLLLMRFIIGSPPSFVSALVFGAVSVGVTWFFMEPILGAGIMGSKIPQQASAMAHDFTSHLSLGLGLYIGALVAGLI; encoded by the coding sequence ATGGCGATCTTGCAAACGCTCGTCATCGGCATTGTCACCACGGCGACGCTCGATATCTGGCAACAGATTTATCGCCTCATTTTCGGCACGCCGATTACCGATTGGGCGATGATCGGCCGCTGGGCCGGCCATATCCCCGAGGGCCAGTTTGTCCAGCCGGATATTGGCAAGGCGCCACCGATTGCAAACGAACTCATTCTCGGCTGGATCGTGCATTACGTCGTCGGTATTGGTTATGCCGTTGTCTATTTGCTGTTGATGCGGTTCATCATCGGCTCGCCGCCAAGTTTCGTGTCAGCATTGGTTTTCGGTGCCGTGTCGGTCGGCGTAACCTGGTTTTTCATGGAGCCGATTCTCGGTGCCGGAATCATGGGCAGCAAAATACCGCAGCAGGCCAGTGCGATGGCGCATGACTTCACAAGTCATCTGTCTCTGGGCCTCGGTCTCTACATCGGAGCTCTTGTCGCCGGTTTGATTTGA
- a CDS encoding carboxymuconolactone decarboxylase yields the protein MAALPDPTATLTSDDRAIYEDILTRRKAKGVDHLGPYIPLLNHPRLAKLIEQLGYYYKYESTLPREIYQFVVLILAKRSGVAFVWDDHVVPARAAGVPDEAIDAIKDGSKAFAEPFDLVSQIADCAFAYRSIPQALQDRIVGRFGLHGLIEIVTLCGYYSMMAMVNGCFDVPLPHWETH from the coding sequence ATGGCCGCCTTGCCCGATCCGACAGCCACGCTCACGAGCGATGACCGCGCAATCTATGAAGACATCCTGACGCGGCGAAAGGCGAAGGGAGTCGATCATCTCGGCCCTTACATTCCGCTGCTCAACCACCCTCGGCTTGCAAAGCTCATCGAGCAGCTCGGCTATTACTACAAATATGAATCAACGCTGCCGCGCGAAATCTACCAATTCGTCGTCTTGATTCTCGCCAAGCGCTCGGGCGTCGCCTTCGTGTGGGACGATCATGTCGTGCCCGCGCGCGCGGCCGGCGTCCCGGACGAGGCCATTGATGCCATAAAGGATGGCAGCAAGGCCTTCGCCGAACCGTTCGACCTGGTCAGCCAGATCGCCGATTGTGCCTTCGCCTATCGCTCCATTCCGCAGGCATTGCAGGATCGAATCGTCGGCCGGTTCGGCCTGCACGGGCTGATCGAGATCGTCACGCTCTGCGGTTATTATTCGATGATGGCGATGGTCAACGGCTGCTTCGACGTGCCTTTGCCGCACTGGGAAACGCACTAA
- a CDS encoding thiamine pyrophosphate-binding protein yields the protein MASGADFVLDALLREGISHLFMVPGGLIDPLLPALARHPNFRPIVAAHEGGAAFMADGYARASGRFGAAIGIGGPGLCNMTTAVAAAKTDSSPILVLSGEVPVDMEGLGQFQDASQATLDDTSIMRPVTRLSVTVASTKNLSHWFRYGMTSMLAQPSGPVHLSLTHDALVGDCDADYAPVSPFFHNVMPLSLLAAERAIGLLGKSLHIAILAGAGIEHDAAAAALKTVAERWSIPVATTLRAKGIFPEDHALSLGVFGYAGTRHATTALLDENLDVLLILGSGLNERDTMHWTLREKSKALMIHVNTDMHEITASGEPGHAVPGSCHAFLDFLTGSDEAITAALTKSGSTRLSWLANVKSGPRLYDVENCKRTTRPIHPAAAITALRAVFPRDGIVLIDSGAHRAFAGHYWSAYEPRTYISATNLGPMGWAIPAATGAQCARPDRRVAVITGDGCMHMHGMEVQTAARYRLPIVYVVLNNAALGNVWLRAHQYGPLPSELTTLPDHDWVGFARSLGAQGMTVTDPTALEETFAKALAANATVVIDVKADKDCPTPVYDFAAGARAWSYHE from the coding sequence ATGGCGTCCGGCGCGGATTTCGTTCTCGACGCCTTGCTGCGCGAGGGCATCAGCCACCTGTTCATGGTCCCCGGCGGCCTGATTGATCCCCTGCTGCCGGCGCTCGCCCGTCATCCGAATTTCAGGCCCATAGTCGCGGCCCACGAAGGCGGCGCCGCCTTTATGGCGGACGGTTACGCGCGCGCCAGCGGCCGGTTCGGCGCGGCCATCGGCATCGGCGGTCCGGGTCTTTGCAACATGACGACCGCCGTGGCGGCGGCAAAGACTGATTCTTCGCCGATCCTGGTCTTGAGCGGCGAGGTGCCGGTCGACATGGAAGGGCTAGGCCAATTCCAGGATGCCAGTCAGGCAACGCTTGACGATACATCCATCATGCGGCCGGTGACGCGGCTGTCGGTGACAGTCGCAAGCACAAAAAATCTCAGTCACTGGTTTCGATATGGCATGACCTCGATGCTGGCGCAGCCAAGCGGACCAGTTCATTTGTCGCTCACGCATGACGCTCTGGTTGGCGATTGCGATGCGGATTATGCGCCGGTCTCTCCATTCTTCCACAATGTCATGCCGCTGAGCCTGCTGGCGGCGGAACGGGCCATCGGGCTTCTCGGCAAGAGTCTGCACATCGCCATCCTCGCCGGCGCCGGCATCGAGCACGATGCCGCGGCCGCGGCGCTGAAGACGGTGGCCGAACGCTGGTCGATTCCCGTGGCGACGACCCTGCGGGCCAAAGGCATCTTTCCCGAAGATCACGCGCTGTCGCTTGGCGTCTTCGGTTATGCCGGCACGCGGCATGCGACGACCGCGCTGCTTGATGAAAATCTTGATGTTCTTTTGATCCTCGGTTCCGGACTCAACGAGCGGGACACGATGCATTGGACGCTGCGCGAAAAATCCAAGGCGCTGATGATCCACGTCAATACCGACATGCATGAGATCACCGCGTCCGGTGAACCGGGCCATGCCGTGCCAGGAAGCTGTCACGCCTTCCTGGATTTCTTGACCGGCAGTGACGAGGCGATCACCGCGGCTTTGACGAAAAGCGGATCGACACGGTTGTCATGGCTCGCCAACGTCAAATCCGGCCCTCGGCTTTACGATGTCGAGAACTGCAAGCGAACGACGCGCCCGATCCATCCCGCTGCGGCGATAACCGCATTGCGCGCCGTATTTCCTCGCGATGGGATCGTCCTGATCGATTCTGGCGCGCACCGCGCCTTCGCCGGACATTACTGGAGCGCTTACGAGCCGCGCACCTATATTTCCGCCACCAATCTCGGACCCATGGGCTGGGCCATTCCGGCGGCGACAGGCGCGCAATGCGCGCGGCCAGACCGTCGCGTTGCTGTCATCACCGGCGATGGCTGCATGCACATGCACGGCATGGAGGTGCAGACCGCCGCACGCTATCGTCTGCCAATTGTCTATGTCGTGCTCAACAACGCCGCGCTGGGCAATGTTTGGCTGCGTGCGCACCAATATGGTCCGCTACCATCGGAATTGACGACGCTCCCTGACCATGACTGGGTCGGTTTTGCGCGCTCGCTTGGCGCGCAGGGCATGACGGTGACCGATCCGACCGCTTTAGAAGAGACATTCGCAAAGGCGCTCGCGGCGAACGCTACGGTCGTTATCGACGTGAAGGCCGACAAGGACTGCCCGACACCGGTTTATGATTTCGCTGCCGGCGCGCGGGCATGGTCCTACCACGAATAG
- a CDS encoding ABC transporter permease subunit: MSRPIWLKSPLAHQGSRPYFAAPSAFGGRDRVGSGKLSDPGGLAAVVLILAVIIVLLFGIRETFAPVSSLRAISLDPAFLPDYAVRTVLRMLAAMMASLVFTLVYGTLAARSRRAEVVLIPLLDILQSVPVLGYLSFTVAFFVKLAPHWVLGLELASIFAIFTSQAWNMAFSFYQSLRTIPLDLDEASRAFGFSAWQRFWRLEFSFAVPGLVWNMMMSMSGGWFFVVASEAITADKREFALPGIGSYVALAIERQDFAAILWAIAAMTIVIVVYDQLLFRPLVVWADRFRVEQTAAQSVPHSWFLQSLRHSHLIEIAMRPVTFCSDRLFRAPLLNLIQSARPQFVRSRFSRLIDLIWYAIVAVVTVWAASMIVRYVAREVGWSDVGTVLRLGAFTLLRVIVLIVLASLVWVPVGVAIGLRPKLAERVQPLAQFLAAFPANLLFPLFVIPIVRFGLNTDVWLTPLMILGTQWYILFNVIAGTSVFPTDFLEAAKSFHFRRWQWWRIVILPGIFPYYITGAITASGGAWNASIVAEVVSWGQYHLYAHGLGAYISQATAAGDYPRIVLGIVAMSTFVVLFNRLLWRPLYGFSERRLRLD; this comes from the coding sequence ATGTCGCGCCCGATTTGGCTAAAGTCGCCGCTGGCGCATCAAGGGTCACGGCCCTATTTCGCCGCGCCGTCCGCATTCGGCGGTCGCGACAGAGTTGGGAGTGGGAAGCTCAGCGATCCGGGTGGCCTCGCGGCGGTTGTGCTGATTCTTGCTGTCATAATTGTCCTCCTCTTCGGTATTCGCGAGACTTTCGCGCCGGTCTCAAGTCTCAGGGCGATTTCGCTCGATCCCGCCTTTCTGCCCGATTACGCCGTGCGAACGGTGCTGCGCATGCTTGCGGCGATGATGGCATCGCTCGTTTTCACGCTTGTCTATGGAACGCTCGCCGCGAGAAGCCGGCGCGCAGAGGTCGTGCTCATTCCGCTTCTCGATATTCTCCAATCTGTCCCGGTGCTCGGCTATTTGTCGTTCACCGTTGCCTTTTTCGTAAAGCTTGCGCCGCACTGGGTGCTGGGACTCGAGCTTGCGTCGATCTTCGCGATCTTTACGAGCCAGGCGTGGAATATGGCGTTCAGTTTTTACCAATCGCTGCGCACGATCCCCCTTGATCTCGACGAGGCAAGTCGCGCCTTCGGTTTCTCCGCCTGGCAACGATTCTGGCGGCTCGAATTTTCCTTCGCCGTCCCCGGCCTTGTCTGGAACATGATGATGAGCATGTCCGGTGGTTGGTTTTTCGTCGTGGCGTCCGAGGCGATTACCGCAGACAAGCGCGAGTTCGCGCTGCCGGGCATTGGTTCTTATGTCGCGCTGGCCATCGAGCGACAGGACTTTGCCGCCATCCTCTGGGCCATTGCGGCGATGACGATTGTGATTGTCGTCTATGATCAATTGCTGTTTCGCCCGCTGGTCGTCTGGGCCGACAGGTTTCGTGTTGAGCAGACGGCGGCACAAAGCGTACCCCATTCGTGGTTTCTTCAATCGCTGCGACATTCGCATTTGATCGAGATCGCGATGCGGCCGGTGACATTCTGCTCCGACAGACTATTCCGCGCGCCACTTCTGAACTTGATTCAGAGCGCGAGGCCGCAATTTGTCCGCTCCCGGTTTTCACGCCTTATCGACCTGATCTGGTATGCGATCGTGGCCGTAGTGACCGTGTGGGCGGCTTCCATGATCGTCCGTTATGTCGCGCGCGAGGTCGGGTGGAGCGACGTCGGCACAGTGCTTCGGCTTGGCGCTTTCACGCTGTTGCGCGTGATCGTTCTGATCGTGCTCGCCTCACTCGTCTGGGTGCCTGTCGGCGTCGCGATCGGGTTGCGGCCCAAACTTGCCGAGCGGGTTCAACCTTTGGCGCAATTCTTAGCCGCCTTTCCGGCAAATCTCTTATTTCCGCTTTTTGTTATCCCCATCGTGCGGTTCGGACTCAACACGGACGTCTGGCTGACACCGCTGATGATCCTTGGCACCCAATGGTACATTCTCTTCAATGTCATCGCCGGAACCTCAGTGTTCCCAACCGACTTCCTCGAGGCAGCGAAGAGCTTTCACTTCCGCCGTTGGCAATGGTGGCGCATCGTCATTCTACCAGGAATTTTCCCGTATTATATCACCGGCGCGATCACCGCCTCGGGTGGGGCGTGGAATGCGAGCATCGTCGCGGAGGTCGTCTCCTGGGGACAATATCATCTCTATGCCCACGGCCTGGGCGCCTATATCAGCCAGGCGACCGCTGCCGGCGATTATCCGCGTATCGTGCTCGGCATCGTAGCAATGTCGACTTTCGTGGTTCTCTTCAATCGCCTGCTGTGGCGTCCACTTTATGGCTTTAGCGAGCGCCGGCTGCGGCTGGACTGA
- a CDS encoding nitrate/sulfonate/bicarbonate ABC transporter ATP-binding protein, whose amino-acid sequence MPEPEEIESATADIELEIRHVRQTYVRPSGAQLLVLDDINLTLHTGEIVALLGRSGCGKSTLLRVVSGLAPPAAGEVRYRNRVVDGPAEGIAIVFQTFALFPWLTVLQNVQAGLDARGVPEKEARARALDAIELIGLDGFENAYPRELSGGMRQRVGFARALVVDPTVLLMDEPFSALDVLTGETLRSDFMDLWTAERLSIKSVLLVTHNIEEAVFMADRVLILAPNPGRIAGEIDVALPRPRQRLSSEFRDLVDDIYGRMTAGPAPTADGKRPALASIGTNLPIMSALRIVGLTDVLASAPFCGKADLQVLAARLHLSAEDLFHLAEMNRMMGFAELRDGDLHLTAAGRAIAQADIPERKRLFAEHLLRAIPLAAHIRRVLDERPEHIAPRSRFIAELEDHLSTEDAERTLNAVIGWGRYAECFAYDTLHLRFSLEDSAAAE is encoded by the coding sequence GTGCCCGAGCCCGAAGAGATCGAAAGTGCCACTGCCGACATTGAACTCGAAATCCGCCATGTGCGGCAGACGTATGTCCGTCCTTCCGGCGCGCAGCTCCTCGTCCTGGACGATATCAATCTGACTCTGCACACGGGCGAGATCGTCGCGTTGCTCGGGCGTTCGGGTTGTGGAAAGTCAACGCTGCTCCGCGTCGTTTCGGGTCTCGCGCCGCCAGCGGCCGGTGAGGTGCGCTATCGCAACCGCGTCGTCGATGGTCCGGCGGAGGGGATTGCGATTGTTTTCCAAACCTTCGCTTTGTTCCCCTGGCTGACGGTGCTGCAAAATGTGCAGGCCGGTCTTGATGCGCGTGGCGTGCCGGAAAAGGAGGCGCGTGCCCGTGCCTTGGATGCGATCGAACTCATCGGCCTCGACGGATTTGAAAATGCCTATCCGCGAGAGCTTTCCGGCGGCATGCGCCAGCGCGTCGGCTTTGCGCGCGCCCTCGTCGTCGATCCGACAGTTCTCCTGATGGACGAGCCGTTCTCGGCGCTGGACGTGTTGACCGGCGAAACTCTGCGCAGCGATTTCATGGATCTGTGGACAGCCGAGCGGCTCTCGATCAAATCGGTTCTCCTCGTAACTCATAATATCGAGGAGGCGGTCTTCATGGCCGACCGGGTTCTGATCTTGGCGCCCAATCCCGGCCGCATCGCGGGGGAAATCGATGTTGCATTACCACGCCCGCGTCAACGTCTGAGCAGCGAGTTCCGTGACCTCGTTGACGACATCTATGGACGAATGACGGCTGGGCCAGCACCGACCGCCGACGGCAAACGGCCGGCGCTGGCAAGTATTGGCACCAATCTGCCGATCATGTCGGCCTTGCGAATTGTCGGACTGACCGATGTCCTGGCGTCAGCGCCCTTCTGCGGCAAAGCGGATCTCCAGGTGCTCGCGGCACGCTTGCATCTCAGCGCCGAGGATCTCTTTCACCTTGCCGAAATGAATCGGATGATGGGTTTTGCCGAATTGCGTGACGGTGACCTCCACCTGACAGCCGCCGGCCGCGCCATCGCGCAAGCCGATATACCGGAACGCAAGCGCCTCTTCGCTGAACATCTGCTGCGCGCGATTCCACTGGCGGCGCACATTCGCCGCGTGCTCGACGAACGGCCGGAGCACATCGCGCCCCGCAGCCGCTTCATTGCCGAGCTTGAAGACCATTTAAGCACCGAGGATGCCGAACGTACCCTCAATGCCGTCATCGGCTGGGGGCGTTATGCCGAATGTTTCGCCTACGACACGCTGCACCTCCGGTTCAGCCTGGAAGATTCAGCGGCGGCGGAATAG
- a CDS encoding host attachment protein, with protein sequence MGNLRIPNESWVLVCDGQKALLLRNEGDAELLNLKPIEIHSEPHLRTAELGTDAPGRSFQSNGDGSRSAYEATDFHAQEEAQFLQKITRIIDAAASERKFKHLVLVAPPHTLGLVRQSLTPAARALILAEVHKDLTNVPIGTIEEHLASA encoded by the coding sequence ATGGGAAACCTCAGAATTCCGAATGAAAGTTGGGTCCTGGTTTGTGACGGCCAAAAAGCTCTTTTGCTCCGAAACGAGGGCGATGCTGAGCTGCTTAACCTCAAGCCAATCGAAATCCATTCGGAGCCGCATCTCCGGACGGCCGAACTCGGCACCGATGCTCCGGGCCGATCCTTTCAATCAAACGGAGACGGCAGCCGAAGCGCCTACGAGGCCACCGATTTCCATGCTCAGGAAGAAGCCCAATTTCTGCAAAAAATCACGCGGATCATCGACGCTGCCGCAAGCGAGAGAAAGTTCAAGCACCTGGTCCTTGTCGCGCCGCCACATACACTCGGCCTCGTCCGCCAGAGCCTGACTCCCGCGGCACGCGCCCTCATTCTCGCCGAAGTTCATAAGGATCTGACGAATGTGCCGATCGGGACAATCGAGGAGCATTTGGCCAGCGCATGA